From the genome of Lotus japonicus ecotype B-129 chromosome 6, LjGifu_v1.2, one region includes:
- the LOC130722355 gene encoding transcriptional corepressor LEUNIG-like isoform X4: protein MASSNDPKEVFDADAMFQLYLHDYMIKRGMRNTAEIFRNEAQFQIQPLDMKYFDSVLDSPDGFLYDWWSIFYEVFASRYGRGHCTGPESSCKVPMNMMPAGNSNNASPHRIPQIPMNEHRPQQFQANSGFNNMIPQPAARLIPQAVFDNGQLGNLAENVEPSLHDLLRENNQKLLSGTNSNHLPHPQDVGKQVQKYVFKGSGVTMRVGRDVPRDPPDVVQKTMLPLDGPHQTNNNEALNLVPQPLNGGPVNTPNSHQQCQVLKTQNQDAALTQAPACTPNRQTSTVPGTKRKNKHPKIPKTGSSKNDSQMEQIISTGEHQCNQDQQIQMQSQNVESTKRMITESTRPVESAQDCADAKPADENVESFLSFEDEPADNRIEPFSNLKRISATCSRNENKGFSLQEIGCLHKSINKVLTCHFSSDGKVMASAGHEKKVFIWNMENFQYFASADTHSHLITDVRFQPGSTMFATSSFDRSVRLWDASNPIRSLGILTGHDEQVMSLDFHPRRMDLLCSSDSNDVIRLWNVNQSECMHTTRGGSKQVRFQPQYGQLLATAIGNSITIIDVETDSHLHDLKGHDKDVLSICWDRSGNFLASVSEDSARIWSAASDGKCIGELHSVGNKFQSCIFHPGYRSLLIIGGYQSLEAWSPTEGSKTWSIAAHQGLIAGLADSPVGELIASASHDNSVKVWK from the exons atggcttccagtAATGATCCCAAGGAGGTTTTTGACGCTGATGCAAT GTTTCAATTGTATTTGCATGATTACATGATCAAAAGGGGAATGCGTAACACCGCTGAGATTTTCAGAAACGAAGCCCAATTTCAAATCCAACCTCTTG ACATGAAATATTTCGATTCAGTGCTTGATTCTCCAGATGGGTTCCTCTATGATTGGTGGTCTATTTTCTATGAGGTGTTTGCCTCAAGGTATGGGAGGGGACACTGCACTGGGCCAGAGTCCTCTTGTAAG GTTCCAATGAATATGATGCCAGCTGGTAATTCAAACAATGCTAGCCCTCATAGAATCCCTCAAATACCAATGAATGAACACAGACCTCAACAATTTCAAGCCAATTCCGGATTTAACAACATGATACCACAACCTGCAGCTCGTTTAATACCTCAAGCAGTGTTTGATAATGGACAACTTGGAAATCTGGCCGAAAATGTTGAACCAAGTTTGCATGATCTTCTCAGAGAAAATAACCAGAAGCTTCTGTCAGGAACTAATTCGAA TCATCTACCGCATCCGCAAGATGTAGGCAAGCAGGTCCAGAAGTACGTCTTCAAG ggTAGTGGTGTTACTATGCGTGTTGGGAGGGATGTACCTAGGGACCCTCCGGATGTTGTGCAAAAAACTATGCTTCCTTTAGATGGACCTCATCAAACAA acaACAATGAAGCTCTCAATCTAGTACCACAGCCACTAAATGGAGGGCCAGTAAAT ACACCAAACTCTCACCAGCAGTGTCAAGTGTTGAAAACACAAAATCAGGATGCTGCTCTGACTCAAGCACCTGCATGTACTCCTAATAGACAAACTTCCACAGTTCCTGGTACCAAACGTAAGAATAAACATCCAAAGATTCCCAAGACTGGATCAAGTAAAAATGATAGCCAG ATGGAACAAATTATTAGTACTGGAGAACATCAATGCAATCAGGATCAGCAGATACAGATGCAGTCCCAGAATGTTGAG AGCACAAAGAGAATGATAACAGAATCCACAAGACCTGTAGAAAGTGCCCAG GACTGTGCGGATGCAAAACCAGCAGATGAAAATGTAGAGTCTTTCCTGTCTTTCGAAGACGAACCTGCTGATAATAGAATTGAGCCTTTCAGCAATCTGAAACGTATTTCAGCTACATGCAGTAGAAATGAAAATAAGG GTTTTTCACTCCAAGAGATTGGTTGCCTTCACAAGAGCATAAACAAGGTTTTGACCTGCCATTTTTCATCTGATGGTAAAGTTATGGCAAGTGCTGGACATGAGAAGAAG GTTTTCATTTGGAACATGgaaaattttcaatattttgCATCTGCAGATACACACTCACATCTCATTACAGATGTTCGGTTTCAACCAGGTTCAACTATGTTTGCAACATCTTCCTTTGATAGATCTGTAAGACTATGGGATGCTAGCAAT CCTATAAGATCCTTGGGCATACTCACTGGGCATGACGAACAAGTAATGTCATTGGACTTCCATCCGAGAAGGATGGACCTTCTTTGCTCGAGCGATAGCAATGATGTAATTCGCCTGTGGAATGTTAATCAAAGTGAATGCATGCATACCACTCGG GGAGGAAGTAAACAAGTCAGATTCCAGCCTCAGTATGGGCAGCTTCTGGCTACTGCTATTGGAAATTCTATCACAATAATTGATGTTGAGACTGATAGCCACCTACATGATCTAAAG GGACATGATAAAGATGTTCTTTCCATCTGTTGGGATAGAAGTGGAAACTTCCTTGCCTCCGTTAGTGAAGACAGTGCACGTATCTGGTCTGCTGCATCAGACGGAAAATGCATTGGTGAGTTGCATTCAGTTGGGAACAAGTTTCAGTCGTGCATATTCCATCCGGGATATCGTAGCCTCTTAATTATCGGTGGCTATCAG TCCCTGGAAGCATGGTCTCCGACAGAGGGCAGTAAAACATGGTCCATTGCTGCACACCAGGGGTTGATTGCAGGACTGGCAGATTCCCCTGTAGGTGAATTGATAGCCTCAGCTAGCCATGATAACAGCGTGAAAGTATGGAAATGA
- the LOC130722355 gene encoding transcriptional corepressor LEUNIG-like isoform X2, whose amino-acid sequence MASSNDPKEVFDADAMFQLYLHDYMIKRGMRNTAEIFRNEAQFQIQPLDMKYFDSVLDSPDGFLYDWWSIFYEVFASRYGRGHCTGPESSCKVPMNMMPAGNSNNASPHRIPQIPMNEHRPQQFQANSGFNNMIPQPAARLIPQAVFDNGQLGNLAENVEPSLHDLLRENNQKLLSGTNSNHLPHPQDVGKQVQKYVFKGSGVTMRVGRDVPRDPPDVVQKTMLPLDGPHQTNNNEALNLVPQPLNGGPVNTPNSHQQCQVLKTQNQDAALTQAPACTPNRQTSTVPGTKRKNKHPKIPKTGSSKNDSQMEQIISTGEHQCNQDQQIQMQSQNVEKSTKRMITESTRPVESAQDCADAKPADENVESFLSFEDEPADNRIEPFSNLKRISATCSRNENKGFSLQEIGCLHKSINKVLTCHFSSDGKVMASAGHEKKVFIWNMENFQYFASADTHSHLITDVRFQPGSTMFATSSFDRSVRLWDASNPIRSLGILTGHDEQVMSLDFHPRRMDLLCSSDSNDVIRLWNVNQSECMHTTRGGSKQVRFQPQYGQLLATAIGNSITIIDVETDSHLHDLKGHDKDVLSICWDRSGNFLASVSEDSARIWSAASDGKCIGELHSVGNKFQSCIFHPGYRSLLIIGGYQSLEAWSPTEGSKTWSIAAHQGLIAGLADSPVGELIASASHDNSVKVWK is encoded by the exons atggcttccagtAATGATCCCAAGGAGGTTTTTGACGCTGATGCAAT GTTTCAATTGTATTTGCATGATTACATGATCAAAAGGGGAATGCGTAACACCGCTGAGATTTTCAGAAACGAAGCCCAATTTCAAATCCAACCTCTTG ACATGAAATATTTCGATTCAGTGCTTGATTCTCCAGATGGGTTCCTCTATGATTGGTGGTCTATTTTCTATGAGGTGTTTGCCTCAAGGTATGGGAGGGGACACTGCACTGGGCCAGAGTCCTCTTGTAAG GTTCCAATGAATATGATGCCAGCTGGTAATTCAAACAATGCTAGCCCTCATAGAATCCCTCAAATACCAATGAATGAACACAGACCTCAACAATTTCAAGCCAATTCCGGATTTAACAACATGATACCACAACCTGCAGCTCGTTTAATACCTCAAGCAGTGTTTGATAATGGACAACTTGGAAATCTGGCCGAAAATGTTGAACCAAGTTTGCATGATCTTCTCAGAGAAAATAACCAGAAGCTTCTGTCAGGAACTAATTCGAA TCATCTACCGCATCCGCAAGATGTAGGCAAGCAGGTCCAGAAGTACGTCTTCAAG ggTAGTGGTGTTACTATGCGTGTTGGGAGGGATGTACCTAGGGACCCTCCGGATGTTGTGCAAAAAACTATGCTTCCTTTAGATGGACCTCATCAAACAA acaACAATGAAGCTCTCAATCTAGTACCACAGCCACTAAATGGAGGGCCAGTAAAT ACACCAAACTCTCACCAGCAGTGTCAAGTGTTGAAAACACAAAATCAGGATGCTGCTCTGACTCAAGCACCTGCATGTACTCCTAATAGACAAACTTCCACAGTTCCTGGTACCAAACGTAAGAATAAACATCCAAAGATTCCCAAGACTGGATCAAGTAAAAATGATAGCCAG ATGGAACAAATTATTAGTACTGGAGAACATCAATGCAATCAGGATCAGCAGATACAGATGCAGTCCCAGAATGTTGAG AAGAGCACAAAGAGAATGATAACAGAATCCACAAGACCTGTAGAAAGTGCCCAG GACTGTGCGGATGCAAAACCAGCAGATGAAAATGTAGAGTCTTTCCTGTCTTTCGAAGACGAACCTGCTGATAATAGAATTGAGCCTTTCAGCAATCTGAAACGTATTTCAGCTACATGCAGTAGAAATGAAAATAAGG GTTTTTCACTCCAAGAGATTGGTTGCCTTCACAAGAGCATAAACAAGGTTTTGACCTGCCATTTTTCATCTGATGGTAAAGTTATGGCAAGTGCTGGACATGAGAAGAAG GTTTTCATTTGGAACATGgaaaattttcaatattttgCATCTGCAGATACACACTCACATCTCATTACAGATGTTCGGTTTCAACCAGGTTCAACTATGTTTGCAACATCTTCCTTTGATAGATCTGTAAGACTATGGGATGCTAGCAAT CCTATAAGATCCTTGGGCATACTCACTGGGCATGACGAACAAGTAATGTCATTGGACTTCCATCCGAGAAGGATGGACCTTCTTTGCTCGAGCGATAGCAATGATGTAATTCGCCTGTGGAATGTTAATCAAAGTGAATGCATGCATACCACTCGG GGAGGAAGTAAACAAGTCAGATTCCAGCCTCAGTATGGGCAGCTTCTGGCTACTGCTATTGGAAATTCTATCACAATAATTGATGTTGAGACTGATAGCCACCTACATGATCTAAAG GGACATGATAAAGATGTTCTTTCCATCTGTTGGGATAGAAGTGGAAACTTCCTTGCCTCCGTTAGTGAAGACAGTGCACGTATCTGGTCTGCTGCATCAGACGGAAAATGCATTGGTGAGTTGCATTCAGTTGGGAACAAGTTTCAGTCGTGCATATTCCATCCGGGATATCGTAGCCTCTTAATTATCGGTGGCTATCAG TCCCTGGAAGCATGGTCTCCGACAGAGGGCAGTAAAACATGGTCCATTGCTGCACACCAGGGGTTGATTGCAGGACTGGCAGATTCCCCTGTAGGTGAATTGATAGCCTCAGCTAGCCATGATAACAGCGTGAAAGTATGGAAATGA
- the LOC130722355 gene encoding transcriptional corepressor LEUNIG-like isoform X3 yields the protein MASSNDPKEVFDADAMFQLYLHDYMIKRGMRNTAEIFRNEAQFQIQPLDMKYFDSVLDSPDGFLYDWWSIFYEVFASRYGRGHCTGPESSCKVPMNMMPAGNSNNASPHRIPQIPMNEHRPQQFQANSGFNNMIPQPAARLIPQAVFDNGQLGNLAENVEPSLHDLLRENNQKLLSGTNSNHLPHPQDVGKQVQKYVFKGSGVTMRVGRDVPRDPPDVVQKTMLPLDGPHQTNNNEALNLVPQPLNGGPVNTPNSHQQCQVLKTQNQDAALTQAPACTPNRQTSTVPGTKRKNKHPKIPKTGSSKNDSQKMEQIISTGEHQCNQDQQIQMQSQNVESTKRMITESTRPVESAQDCADAKPADENVESFLSFEDEPADNRIEPFSNLKRISATCSRNENKGFSLQEIGCLHKSINKVLTCHFSSDGKVMASAGHEKKVFIWNMENFQYFASADTHSHLITDVRFQPGSTMFATSSFDRSVRLWDASNPIRSLGILTGHDEQVMSLDFHPRRMDLLCSSDSNDVIRLWNVNQSECMHTTRGGSKQVRFQPQYGQLLATAIGNSITIIDVETDSHLHDLKGHDKDVLSICWDRSGNFLASVSEDSARIWSAASDGKCIGELHSVGNKFQSCIFHPGYRSLLIIGGYQSLEAWSPTEGSKTWSIAAHQGLIAGLADSPVGELIASASHDNSVKVWK from the exons atggcttccagtAATGATCCCAAGGAGGTTTTTGACGCTGATGCAAT GTTTCAATTGTATTTGCATGATTACATGATCAAAAGGGGAATGCGTAACACCGCTGAGATTTTCAGAAACGAAGCCCAATTTCAAATCCAACCTCTTG ACATGAAATATTTCGATTCAGTGCTTGATTCTCCAGATGGGTTCCTCTATGATTGGTGGTCTATTTTCTATGAGGTGTTTGCCTCAAGGTATGGGAGGGGACACTGCACTGGGCCAGAGTCCTCTTGTAAG GTTCCAATGAATATGATGCCAGCTGGTAATTCAAACAATGCTAGCCCTCATAGAATCCCTCAAATACCAATGAATGAACACAGACCTCAACAATTTCAAGCCAATTCCGGATTTAACAACATGATACCACAACCTGCAGCTCGTTTAATACCTCAAGCAGTGTTTGATAATGGACAACTTGGAAATCTGGCCGAAAATGTTGAACCAAGTTTGCATGATCTTCTCAGAGAAAATAACCAGAAGCTTCTGTCAGGAACTAATTCGAA TCATCTACCGCATCCGCAAGATGTAGGCAAGCAGGTCCAGAAGTACGTCTTCAAG ggTAGTGGTGTTACTATGCGTGTTGGGAGGGATGTACCTAGGGACCCTCCGGATGTTGTGCAAAAAACTATGCTTCCTTTAGATGGACCTCATCAAACAA acaACAATGAAGCTCTCAATCTAGTACCACAGCCACTAAATGGAGGGCCAGTAAAT ACACCAAACTCTCACCAGCAGTGTCAAGTGTTGAAAACACAAAATCAGGATGCTGCTCTGACTCAAGCACCTGCATGTACTCCTAATAGACAAACTTCCACAGTTCCTGGTACCAAACGTAAGAATAAACATCCAAAGATTCCCAAGACTGGATCAAGTAAAAATGATAGCCAG AAGATGGAACAAATTATTAGTACTGGAGAACATCAATGCAATCAGGATCAGCAGATACAGATGCAGTCCCAGAATGTTGAG AGCACAAAGAGAATGATAACAGAATCCACAAGACCTGTAGAAAGTGCCCAG GACTGTGCGGATGCAAAACCAGCAGATGAAAATGTAGAGTCTTTCCTGTCTTTCGAAGACGAACCTGCTGATAATAGAATTGAGCCTTTCAGCAATCTGAAACGTATTTCAGCTACATGCAGTAGAAATGAAAATAAGG GTTTTTCACTCCAAGAGATTGGTTGCCTTCACAAGAGCATAAACAAGGTTTTGACCTGCCATTTTTCATCTGATGGTAAAGTTATGGCAAGTGCTGGACATGAGAAGAAG GTTTTCATTTGGAACATGgaaaattttcaatattttgCATCTGCAGATACACACTCACATCTCATTACAGATGTTCGGTTTCAACCAGGTTCAACTATGTTTGCAACATCTTCCTTTGATAGATCTGTAAGACTATGGGATGCTAGCAAT CCTATAAGATCCTTGGGCATACTCACTGGGCATGACGAACAAGTAATGTCATTGGACTTCCATCCGAGAAGGATGGACCTTCTTTGCTCGAGCGATAGCAATGATGTAATTCGCCTGTGGAATGTTAATCAAAGTGAATGCATGCATACCACTCGG GGAGGAAGTAAACAAGTCAGATTCCAGCCTCAGTATGGGCAGCTTCTGGCTACTGCTATTGGAAATTCTATCACAATAATTGATGTTGAGACTGATAGCCACCTACATGATCTAAAG GGACATGATAAAGATGTTCTTTCCATCTGTTGGGATAGAAGTGGAAACTTCCTTGCCTCCGTTAGTGAAGACAGTGCACGTATCTGGTCTGCTGCATCAGACGGAAAATGCATTGGTGAGTTGCATTCAGTTGGGAACAAGTTTCAGTCGTGCATATTCCATCCGGGATATCGTAGCCTCTTAATTATCGGTGGCTATCAG TCCCTGGAAGCATGGTCTCCGACAGAGGGCAGTAAAACATGGTCCATTGCTGCACACCAGGGGTTGATTGCAGGACTGGCAGATTCCCCTGTAGGTGAATTGATAGCCTCAGCTAGCCATGATAACAGCGTGAAAGTATGGAAATGA
- the LOC130722355 gene encoding transcriptional corepressor LEUNIG-like isoform X1, giving the protein MASSNDPKEVFDADAMFQLYLHDYMIKRGMRNTAEIFRNEAQFQIQPLDMKYFDSVLDSPDGFLYDWWSIFYEVFASRYGRGHCTGPESSCKVPMNMMPAGNSNNASPHRIPQIPMNEHRPQQFQANSGFNNMIPQPAARLIPQAVFDNGQLGNLAENVEPSLHDLLRENNQKLLSGTNSNHLPHPQDVGKQVQKYVFKGSGVTMRVGRDVPRDPPDVVQKTMLPLDGPHQTNNNEALNLVPQPLNGGPVNTPNSHQQCQVLKTQNQDAALTQAPACTPNRQTSTVPGTKRKNKHPKIPKTGSSKNDSQKMEQIISTGEHQCNQDQQIQMQSQNVEKSTKRMITESTRPVESAQDCADAKPADENVESFLSFEDEPADNRIEPFSNLKRISATCSRNENKGFSLQEIGCLHKSINKVLTCHFSSDGKVMASAGHEKKVFIWNMENFQYFASADTHSHLITDVRFQPGSTMFATSSFDRSVRLWDASNPIRSLGILTGHDEQVMSLDFHPRRMDLLCSSDSNDVIRLWNVNQSECMHTTRGGSKQVRFQPQYGQLLATAIGNSITIIDVETDSHLHDLKGHDKDVLSICWDRSGNFLASVSEDSARIWSAASDGKCIGELHSVGNKFQSCIFHPGYRSLLIIGGYQSLEAWSPTEGSKTWSIAAHQGLIAGLADSPVGELIASASHDNSVKVWK; this is encoded by the exons atggcttccagtAATGATCCCAAGGAGGTTTTTGACGCTGATGCAAT GTTTCAATTGTATTTGCATGATTACATGATCAAAAGGGGAATGCGTAACACCGCTGAGATTTTCAGAAACGAAGCCCAATTTCAAATCCAACCTCTTG ACATGAAATATTTCGATTCAGTGCTTGATTCTCCAGATGGGTTCCTCTATGATTGGTGGTCTATTTTCTATGAGGTGTTTGCCTCAAGGTATGGGAGGGGACACTGCACTGGGCCAGAGTCCTCTTGTAAG GTTCCAATGAATATGATGCCAGCTGGTAATTCAAACAATGCTAGCCCTCATAGAATCCCTCAAATACCAATGAATGAACACAGACCTCAACAATTTCAAGCCAATTCCGGATTTAACAACATGATACCACAACCTGCAGCTCGTTTAATACCTCAAGCAGTGTTTGATAATGGACAACTTGGAAATCTGGCCGAAAATGTTGAACCAAGTTTGCATGATCTTCTCAGAGAAAATAACCAGAAGCTTCTGTCAGGAACTAATTCGAA TCATCTACCGCATCCGCAAGATGTAGGCAAGCAGGTCCAGAAGTACGTCTTCAAG ggTAGTGGTGTTACTATGCGTGTTGGGAGGGATGTACCTAGGGACCCTCCGGATGTTGTGCAAAAAACTATGCTTCCTTTAGATGGACCTCATCAAACAA acaACAATGAAGCTCTCAATCTAGTACCACAGCCACTAAATGGAGGGCCAGTAAAT ACACCAAACTCTCACCAGCAGTGTCAAGTGTTGAAAACACAAAATCAGGATGCTGCTCTGACTCAAGCACCTGCATGTACTCCTAATAGACAAACTTCCACAGTTCCTGGTACCAAACGTAAGAATAAACATCCAAAGATTCCCAAGACTGGATCAAGTAAAAATGATAGCCAG AAGATGGAACAAATTATTAGTACTGGAGAACATCAATGCAATCAGGATCAGCAGATACAGATGCAGTCCCAGAATGTTGAG AAGAGCACAAAGAGAATGATAACAGAATCCACAAGACCTGTAGAAAGTGCCCAG GACTGTGCGGATGCAAAACCAGCAGATGAAAATGTAGAGTCTTTCCTGTCTTTCGAAGACGAACCTGCTGATAATAGAATTGAGCCTTTCAGCAATCTGAAACGTATTTCAGCTACATGCAGTAGAAATGAAAATAAGG GTTTTTCACTCCAAGAGATTGGTTGCCTTCACAAGAGCATAAACAAGGTTTTGACCTGCCATTTTTCATCTGATGGTAAAGTTATGGCAAGTGCTGGACATGAGAAGAAG GTTTTCATTTGGAACATGgaaaattttcaatattttgCATCTGCAGATACACACTCACATCTCATTACAGATGTTCGGTTTCAACCAGGTTCAACTATGTTTGCAACATCTTCCTTTGATAGATCTGTAAGACTATGGGATGCTAGCAAT CCTATAAGATCCTTGGGCATACTCACTGGGCATGACGAACAAGTAATGTCATTGGACTTCCATCCGAGAAGGATGGACCTTCTTTGCTCGAGCGATAGCAATGATGTAATTCGCCTGTGGAATGTTAATCAAAGTGAATGCATGCATACCACTCGG GGAGGAAGTAAACAAGTCAGATTCCAGCCTCAGTATGGGCAGCTTCTGGCTACTGCTATTGGAAATTCTATCACAATAATTGATGTTGAGACTGATAGCCACCTACATGATCTAAAG GGACATGATAAAGATGTTCTTTCCATCTGTTGGGATAGAAGTGGAAACTTCCTTGCCTCCGTTAGTGAAGACAGTGCACGTATCTGGTCTGCTGCATCAGACGGAAAATGCATTGGTGAGTTGCATTCAGTTGGGAACAAGTTTCAGTCGTGCATATTCCATCCGGGATATCGTAGCCTCTTAATTATCGGTGGCTATCAG TCCCTGGAAGCATGGTCTCCGACAGAGGGCAGTAAAACATGGTCCATTGCTGCACACCAGGGGTTGATTGCAGGACTGGCAGATTCCCCTGTAGGTGAATTGATAGCCTCAGCTAGCCATGATAACAGCGTGAAAGTATGGAAATGA
- the LOC130722355 gene encoding transcriptional corepressor LEUNIG-like isoform X5: MASSNDPKEVFDADAMFQLYLHDYMIKRGMRNTAEIFRNEAQFQIQPLVLDSPDGFLYDWWSIFYEVFASRYGRGHCTGPESSCKVPMNMMPAGNSNNASPHRIPQIPMNEHRPQQFQANSGFNNMIPQPAARLIPQAVFDNGQLGNLAENVEPSLHDLLRENNQKLLSGTNSNHLPHPQDVGKQVQKYVFKGSGVTMRVGRDVPRDPPDVVQKTMLPLDGPHQTNNNEALNLVPQPLNGGPVNTPNSHQQCQVLKTQNQDAALTQAPACTPNRQTSTVPGTKRKNKHPKIPKTGSSKNDSQKMEQIISTGEHQCNQDQQIQMQSQNVEKSTKRMITESTRPVESAQDCADAKPADENVESFLSFEDEPADNRIEPFSNLKRISATCSRNENKGFSLQEIGCLHKSINKVLTCHFSSDGKVMASAGHEKKVFIWNMENFQYFASADTHSHLITDVRFQPGSTMFATSSFDRSVRLWDASNPIRSLGILTGHDEQVMSLDFHPRRMDLLCSSDSNDVIRLWNVNQSECMHTTRGGSKQVRFQPQYGQLLATAIGNSITIIDVETDSHLHDLKGHDKDVLSICWDRSGNFLASVSEDSARIWSAASDGKCIGELHSVGNKFQSCIFHPGYRSLLIIGGYQSLEAWSPTEGSKTWSIAAHQGLIAGLADSPVGELIASASHDNSVKVWK, translated from the exons atggcttccagtAATGATCCCAAGGAGGTTTTTGACGCTGATGCAAT GTTTCAATTGTATTTGCATGATTACATGATCAAAAGGGGAATGCGTAACACCGCTGAGATTTTCAGAAACGAAGCCCAATTTCAAATCCAACCTCTTG TGCTTGATTCTCCAGATGGGTTCCTCTATGATTGGTGGTCTATTTTCTATGAGGTGTTTGCCTCAAGGTATGGGAGGGGACACTGCACTGGGCCAGAGTCCTCTTGTAAG GTTCCAATGAATATGATGCCAGCTGGTAATTCAAACAATGCTAGCCCTCATAGAATCCCTCAAATACCAATGAATGAACACAGACCTCAACAATTTCAAGCCAATTCCGGATTTAACAACATGATACCACAACCTGCAGCTCGTTTAATACCTCAAGCAGTGTTTGATAATGGACAACTTGGAAATCTGGCCGAAAATGTTGAACCAAGTTTGCATGATCTTCTCAGAGAAAATAACCAGAAGCTTCTGTCAGGAACTAATTCGAA TCATCTACCGCATCCGCAAGATGTAGGCAAGCAGGTCCAGAAGTACGTCTTCAAG ggTAGTGGTGTTACTATGCGTGTTGGGAGGGATGTACCTAGGGACCCTCCGGATGTTGTGCAAAAAACTATGCTTCCTTTAGATGGACCTCATCAAACAA acaACAATGAAGCTCTCAATCTAGTACCACAGCCACTAAATGGAGGGCCAGTAAAT ACACCAAACTCTCACCAGCAGTGTCAAGTGTTGAAAACACAAAATCAGGATGCTGCTCTGACTCAAGCACCTGCATGTACTCCTAATAGACAAACTTCCACAGTTCCTGGTACCAAACGTAAGAATAAACATCCAAAGATTCCCAAGACTGGATCAAGTAAAAATGATAGCCAG AAGATGGAACAAATTATTAGTACTGGAGAACATCAATGCAATCAGGATCAGCAGATACAGATGCAGTCCCAGAATGTTGAG AAGAGCACAAAGAGAATGATAACAGAATCCACAAGACCTGTAGAAAGTGCCCAG GACTGTGCGGATGCAAAACCAGCAGATGAAAATGTAGAGTCTTTCCTGTCTTTCGAAGACGAACCTGCTGATAATAGAATTGAGCCTTTCAGCAATCTGAAACGTATTTCAGCTACATGCAGTAGAAATGAAAATAAGG GTTTTTCACTCCAAGAGATTGGTTGCCTTCACAAGAGCATAAACAAGGTTTTGACCTGCCATTTTTCATCTGATGGTAAAGTTATGGCAAGTGCTGGACATGAGAAGAAG GTTTTCATTTGGAACATGgaaaattttcaatattttgCATCTGCAGATACACACTCACATCTCATTACAGATGTTCGGTTTCAACCAGGTTCAACTATGTTTGCAACATCTTCCTTTGATAGATCTGTAAGACTATGGGATGCTAGCAAT CCTATAAGATCCTTGGGCATACTCACTGGGCATGACGAACAAGTAATGTCATTGGACTTCCATCCGAGAAGGATGGACCTTCTTTGCTCGAGCGATAGCAATGATGTAATTCGCCTGTGGAATGTTAATCAAAGTGAATGCATGCATACCACTCGG GGAGGAAGTAAACAAGTCAGATTCCAGCCTCAGTATGGGCAGCTTCTGGCTACTGCTATTGGAAATTCTATCACAATAATTGATGTTGAGACTGATAGCCACCTACATGATCTAAAG GGACATGATAAAGATGTTCTTTCCATCTGTTGGGATAGAAGTGGAAACTTCCTTGCCTCCGTTAGTGAAGACAGTGCACGTATCTGGTCTGCTGCATCAGACGGAAAATGCATTGGTGAGTTGCATTCAGTTGGGAACAAGTTTCAGTCGTGCATATTCCATCCGGGATATCGTAGCCTCTTAATTATCGGTGGCTATCAG TCCCTGGAAGCATGGTCTCCGACAGAGGGCAGTAAAACATGGTCCATTGCTGCACACCAGGGGTTGATTGCAGGACTGGCAGATTCCCCTGTAGGTGAATTGATAGCCTCAGCTAGCCATGATAACAGCGTGAAAGTATGGAAATGA